GGATATTGTTCGACAAAGAACATGTATTACTTCGGACTAAAACTCCATGCAGTGGCTTTCCGTAGAGAAGGAACTATACCTTTTCCTGAAATGCTCATACTTTCAGCTGCTGATGAAAATGACTCAACTGTATTCAAAAGAGAATGTGTGGGAAATCTGAACAATAGAGAAATATATGCCGATAAAATATATTCGGATATACCATTCTATAAAGAGACGAAAGAATGCAAAAAACTCGAGCTATTTACTCCTGTAAAAGCTATCAAAGGAGAATCACCTGAAATAACAAAAAGGGAGAAAGCGGCAAGAGACTTGTTTTCAACGGCAGTCTCAAAAGGCAGACAACCGATTGAATCATTATTCAACTGGTTGAATGAAAAAACAAATATTCAAGGAGCGATGAAAGTCAGATCTACATCTGGGCTTCTGGTACATACGATGGGAAAAATTGCCGTCGCATTGATTACTCTAATTTTTAATTAAGGAATCAAATACTGATTCGCATTAATCACTAATTTATATTTATACAATGAGACATATGTATCAGTTTCAACTAATGCTTTTGGGCATAGTATTGATGTTTTCTTCCTGTGGTGGACAATCGGAAAAGCGAGTTATTGAAGATGAAAGGCTTGCCAGCTATATGCTTGCCGGAATATATACCTTAACTGGCTACGAAGGAGAGGTAGAAGGGGTAACGGGGCTATTCGAAAGTAATTTGCCGGATACACTTGCATCCGATTTCCTTTCTCAAATGCAAGAGGGATATACCGATTTGCTCATTTTCCCCTTTAAAGAAGGAACTCCCAAATCTAGTATCCTGCGTGAACTTAAAAACTCTTGGGGAATAAACAATAAAGAAGAGCTATTGGCTACTCTGGAAGAATTGAAGAACGGCTTACATCAGGCTAGATTTGAAAAATGCCTTCAGGCTGTCAAGGAAAACGGTGGTGACAATGCTGATATCAATGCGATTGATTGTGCAAAATATGGCATAGACAAAGAAGATGTAGCATTCGTTATCAAGAACTTCGACAAGATTTCTGCTACCGGTATCAAAGCGTGGGATTACGCACGTTATGCCAATAACGTCAACATGGCGCAGGGAGCCGGACTACTGACTGATGTTGAATGTGACGAGCTGATGAAAAGCCTGTTGGCTACTGCACGTGCCAGCTACAGTGACTGGAAGACTTACTTCTCCGATTTTGATATGGGTCGCCGCTTCTGGGGCGGTGACGAAAGTAATGCGGAAATGTTCAGCCGTAACGCTGCGTTGTTAGGTTCGGATAATGCTTATCTCATCTATAAATACATTCCGCTCCAGGTGACAGAATAGTTTATTGTATGTGTATCGGCTAACTTTAAAAGAAGAGGCACTGTTCCATTTTGAGTGGACAGTGCCTTTTGTTATAAAGCCGGTTGTTCGTATAGAATCTTCCATTGGTCTTCAATAACTTTCAGATTTACTATTGCTTTATTATACCTACTCTTGCTTTTCGCTGATTAATTTTGTATCTTTACAGATTCTTGCCTTTTCAGATGCAGATGGTCACCTTACCCAGTGACAAATGTCATCTTGTAAGGTGACATTTATCCGCTTATAAGGTGACCATTGTCACCTTGCAACGGGACAACTACCCGAGTGCATAAACAGGGCAGACGCATTATATTTATTACTGTATTATTATTTGTTGTTTCTCTGTTATCTTATTGTATATTAGTATATTATTTCTTGTTTATGTCGGTTATTTTTCTTATATTTATAAGATATTTTAAAACATAAACTAACATGAAAATTGGCATAATTGACCTTTGTAAACAAATAGAAGATCCTAGGATGAACCGCAAAAAAGTACATAAAATGGAAACCATTATCTATATATCCATTGCTGCTGTAATCTGTGGCGCCCAATCCTGGAATGAGATTGAGGAATTTGGCAATGCGAAAATTGCTTTTTTCAAAAGTCGCATACCTGACCTGGAGTTCATCCCCAGTCATGATACTTTTAATAGATTCTTCAGTATAATAAAGCCCGAGTATTTTGAGTTGATCTTTCGCAATTGGGTAAAACAAGTCTGTCAAGAGGTGAAAGGCGTTGTAGCTATAGATGGCAAGCTCATGCGTGGTCCAAGCCAATGTGATGGAGAGCATACTACGGGAAAAGAAGGATTCAAATTATGGATGGTTTCGGCCTGGTCTGCCGCTAATGGAATTTCTTTAGGTCAGGTAAAAGTAGATGATAAAAGCAATGAGATTACAGCTGTTCCATTGTTGATTAACTCTTTGGAACTAAGTGGTTGTATTGTTACAATTGACGCGATGGGATGCCAGAAAGATATAACCCAGACCATTATTGAGCGTGATGCAAATTATATTATAGCTATAAAGGAGAATAAGAAAAAAAATTATCAACTAGCTAAACAAATCATTGACGATTATTGGGATAGAGATGAAATAATCAATAGAGTCACCAGGCATGTGTCGGAAAATACCGGACATGGAAGAGTTGAGAAAAGAACCTGTACTGTAGTTAGTTATGGTTCTATAATGGAGAAAATGTTTAAGAAGAAACTTGTGGGGTTGAAGTCTATTGTAGGGATAAAGTCGGAGAGAACAATAGTATCAACAGGAGAATATACTCAAGAGGTCAGATACTATGTAACTTCACTTGATAATACCAAACCGGAGGAGATTGCATCTGCCATTAGGCAGCATTGGTCTATTGAGAATAATCTTCATTGGCAACTGGATGTTACCTTTCGAGAAGACTACAGTAAAAAGGTAAAAAATGCAGCAAGAAACTTTTCGACCGCAACAAAGATGGCACTTACCATACTAAAGAATGATAAAACAACCAAAGGGAGTATGAATCTGAAAAGACTAAAAGCGGGATGGGATGAAAACTATTTGTCACAACTTTTACAGGAAAATAATTTTTAATGCGTCTGCCCTGAGTGCATAAACTATTATAGTTTACTGCACTCAAAATTCTTATTCGCTGCACTGAAAACTCTTAAATAGAACTATAAGATTATGGCTTATTACAATTTAAAAAAGAAACCTGCCTTGACTACCGAGGAAGGGGAAACAGAAACGATGTATGCCGACATCGTCTACAACGGAACGATTTCGGCCGAACGATTGATTCATATGGTTGCCAAGAGAACCGGATTTAAAGAAGGAGTGATAGACGGCATCCTCACGGAATTGAAAGATGACGTGTTGCAGTACTTGGGCGAAGGATACCGTGTCGAACTGGGAGAGTTCGGCTTCTTTTCCGCCAAGGTGAAAGCTTCCCGTCTGGTGACAAACAAAAATGATCTTCGTTCCAACTCGGTTACTTTCAATGGAGTGAACTTCCGTGCTTCCAAGAGCTTCCGGGAAGGTCTTCGCGGGGATTTGGAACGTAAGAAGTCCGTTGATTTCAGAGCCTCACTTGAATGGGACAAGGAAATCTTAAAGAAGATTGTCCTGCAACATATCAGGCAACACGGCTTCATTACACGGTCTACTTATACACAATTGACGGGGCGGTTGAAGAATACTGCACTTGCCGACCTCAAATCTTTTGCGGACGAAGGTGTCATCAAAAGGGTAGGGCACGGCAATCAGATGCATTTTATTATACCGCCTGCTGAATAGGAATATCCAGTAAATATTCAGTCTTGATATTCAATGAAGAGTAACTTTCCTTTTCTGCTGAAATTTGCTCTTCATTGATCCTTAAATTACTTCATGCTAAATGTATTAAAAGAATGTCCTTGTACAGTAACATCCAAATATTTATTTCTTATTTGTACAGTTAGCTGTCGTGGGGTATCGTTAAAGTTTCCGGCTACTATCAAGAACTTATTGTCCGGAGTAAGAAATACCATAACAGGTAGTTTGTCTTCACCTTTCTCTTTATATTGCAAAATCTTCGTACCGGAAACAACCCGGTTGCTGAAATGCCTTACAGCATAATATTCCGGAGTATAAATAACGGAACTAGTATTAGAATCTACTCGAACTAATGCATTCTGTTTCCATCCCCAACCGCTGGTTCCTTCATCACATAAGATAGCATTCCAAAAAGTGTATTCTTCACATCCACTGCCCAAATAATGATTAATCAAATTAAAAGTGTGTTCGGCTGCTTTCCAATCAAAAGTTCCCGAACCACATTCACTTTCAGTCTGCATGTATTTATAGTTTGGATATTTTTTGCGGATCTTCGGCAGAATCTGTCCTCCCCACCATTGGAAACCAATGCCCTCCACCGCATCCTTCATACGGGGATCGGAGAGAATCTTGTCTACCAATTCGATACGGTTTGTATTCAGAGTGCCCAGATAGAGTTGCACTTCCGGTAACTGTTTTTTCAAAGTCGGAGCTAAATATTCTACATTGAAACGAATAATACCTTCAGGAGTCCATGCGCAAGCGGGGTAAATAGAATAAGCCCACGGTTCATTTTGGAACATCACACGGTTCACTGGAATCTTTTCTTTCTGATAAGCTGATACAAATTTACAGAAATAGTCAGCATAAGATTGTAAGTAGCGCGGATCTTGGATGAAATAGTCGTTTTCTGTCACCTGCTTTGGATAGAATTTTTTATCTACATTTTCAATCCTTTCATAAAGAGCTATTTCTGCTTGAGTAGGTAATTGATTCACCCCTGCTTTACTTTTCACTGAATAATAATGATTCACTTTCATCCACGATGGAGGTGACCAGGGAGAAATCCAAAATGTCATATTAGGATTCACCTTTAGCGCACGTTTCACGTAAGGTATAAGGGTTTGTTTATCACGGTCGATAGTAAAGTAATTTAGTTTAAAGTCACCCGGTACTTCATTACAGCTATACCAGTTGCGTGCATAGTCATTGGCATTCATCGGAATACGTCCCATAGAGAACTTTAGTTCGCCGTCGGGAGCAAAAAAATTGTTTAGCACTACCTTCTGGTCATCTATTGATAGCATGTTTAGTGCATCCCAACCCAATTCATTGAAACAGGTTCCCCATTTTTTGAAAGTTTGGATACTTTCATTGGCATCCGCTTTTAAAACAGGTGCTTGATTACTCTTTGTTTGAAGTTTTACTTCAGCTTCTTTCCAAACATTTCCTTCCGTGCTGCTGATCCATGTAAAGGATTGGGCATACATACCGGTCAGGCTTATTGTAAGCCCACCCAGCATTAATATTCTTTTTAGATTCATCATTGAAATAATTTAATTTACAATTGCACCGTTTTTTATATTTTTCTTCTCAAGTTTTCAAATTGTTCCATGCCGGTGAATGGAAGTCACCTTTGTTTTGACAGTTAGTACTGTATTCTTTCGGGGAATTTCCGTTCTTCCGCCCAACTGTCTTCCGACACTTTTAGCCAATTACCTAGTTCTTTTTTCAATAGTCTCATTTGTCTGGCTGGAATCTCTTCCAACTTCAACGGATTCATTTGATAAGGATCTTTCTGATTGTCGAATAACAGATAATTTCCTTCTTTTGTCACTAGATACGAATAACGCTCGGTACGTACTCCTTTTTCTTTCTGCATATAATAGAATGAAGAAACCGGCTTTTTCACTTTTTTGAATTTTCCGGTGATGATACCTTGTGAATAGTCTTTCCCTTTCACGGTTTCAGGTAGCTTGTCACCCAAATTCATCATACCTAACATTGTCGGCATGATGTCCGTAGCCCCAAGCATTAGATCGTTAACCTGTGGCTTTAGTTTGTTTGGGTAGCGTACAAAAAATGGAATAGCAAAAGCCTCGTCGTAAATTACTCCTTTGGCCATGCGACCATGGCTACCCATCATCTCTCCGTGGTCGGCAGCAAATACCAGAATAGTGTTGTCTGCCAAACCTTCTTCATCCATCGCCTTCAGTACTCGGCCTATTTCATCATCCACGCTTTTTATCAGGGAGAAATATACTTTAGATTCCAAAATTAGCTTGTTCAAGTCTTTGATTTGCGTGCCTTCTCCATACTTCACATTGGGGCGGAGCAGTAAATCTTCTTTTTTCATATCCTTATAATATTGATTGAACACTTCTTCTTCACAGTCCTTTATGCTGGAATAGGGGGTGTGCGGAGGATTCAGACTCCAAAACAGGCTAAAAGGCTTGGAGGCGTCACGTTGCCCGGATTTATTTTGCAGATATCCGATTACCACATCTGCTTCCACTGCCGAAGTGAATCGATGTGGGCGGTAAGCCTCACCGTCTTTCTTTCCATTCACCAGTTCCGGACGATTGGAGTAGGCTGCGGCATTGAAATGATTGTCTTTTAGTTGCTGGAACCAGTATTTATTGCTTTTGCGTCCTCTGCCTTCAGGGATATATGTATCGTATGGAAATATACAGTGCCCTCCCGGTTTCTCGGTGGTGCCTACATAGTTCCCTTCCTTGTCGAATAACGGTTCTGTGCGGTTCCAGTGCGTTTTTCCCACATAAGCCGTTTCGTAGTCGGCTGAGGCCAGCACGTCAGTGAAACAGATTAGGTTTTCATGAATACCCTCCGGCCTTCCATTGTAGCAATTGGTAGGTACTCCGTTTGTTTCGGGGAACATGCCGGTCATTAGCATAGCCCGGTGCGGGCTACTTAACGGGCAGGTGCTGCAAGCCCGGTTAAATATGACACTCTGTTTGGCTAATCGGTCAAGATTTGTGTATGTACTGGGTCGCCTACTGTGTTCAATATATCCCGATATTCGGGATCACTCCACAGGCTTAGTGCATTCAGCCGATATTGATCGGGAAATATATATACTAAATTCGGGCGTTGTTCCTGTCCGAAGACTTGTATGGATGTTCCTGTTAAAAGTAGGACAGGAACGTTCCACATTATTTTTTTTAAAATTGTCTCCATTTCTTATATGCTATAGTTTTTTTGCAATAAAAATACATCCTATTTCTATACTATATTTAGCATGATTATTCATTCCCGTTTATACTAGTTACACAGTACCTACCACTCCCGGCAAGGAAAGTAGGTCTGTGTAACATACATCTGGTCATGAAATCTCAGAAAACGACCTTCTTAGCTTACTATAAAAAAGGTTCTATTACCAACCCGGATTTTGTCCCAAATTAGGATTCTTGTACTTTTCCGTATTGGATATCGGATAGAAATAAAGATTATCCGTGATAGTTCTGGTTTCATAGGGAAGTTTGACATAATTGAAGTTATCACCGGCCTTTTCTATCTTCACTCTGTAAATATTCGCTGTTTTACTCAAGTCTTTCCAACGACGAATATCCCAAAAACGATGTCCTTCAAAAGCCAGTTCCACACGACGTTCATTCTTCAGGCGTTTGATGAAATCCGCTTTAGACATTCCTGCAGGAAATTCGGGCATCTTCACACCTGAACGATTACGT
The DNA window shown above is from Bacteroides faecium and carries:
- a CDS encoding transposase; translation: MKSLVDSMPIITCAGKNQLGKVATEITSKGYCSTKNMYYFGLKLHAVAFRREGTIPFPEMLILSAADENDSTVFKRECVGNLNNREIYADKIYSDIPFYKETKECKKLELFTPVKAIKGESPEITKREKAARDLFSTAVSKGRQPIESLFNWLNEKTNIQGAMKVRSTSGLLVHTMGKIAVALITLIFN
- a CDS encoding DUF1266 domain-containing protein — protein: MRHMYQFQLMLLGIVLMFSSCGGQSEKRVIEDERLASYMLAGIYTLTGYEGEVEGVTGLFESNLPDTLASDFLSQMQEGYTDLLIFPFKEGTPKSSILRELKNSWGINNKEELLATLEELKNGLHQARFEKCLQAVKENGGDNADINAIDCAKYGIDKEDVAFVIKNFDKISATGIKAWDYARYANNVNMAQGAGLLTDVECDELMKSLLATARASYSDWKTYFSDFDMGRRFWGGDESNAEMFSRNAALLGSDNAYLIYKYIPLQVTE
- a CDS encoding ISAs1 family transposase encodes the protein MKIGIIDLCKQIEDPRMNRKKVHKMETIIYISIAAVICGAQSWNEIEEFGNAKIAFFKSRIPDLEFIPSHDTFNRFFSIIKPEYFELIFRNWVKQVCQEVKGVVAIDGKLMRGPSQCDGEHTTGKEGFKLWMVSAWSAANGISLGQVKVDDKSNEITAVPLLINSLELSGCIVTIDAMGCQKDITQTIIERDANYIIAIKENKKKNYQLAKQIIDDYWDRDEIINRVTRHVSENTGHGRVEKRTCTVVSYGSIMEKMFKKKLVGLKSIVGIKSERTIVSTGEYTQEVRYYVTSLDNTKPEEIASAIRQHWSIENNLHWQLDVTFREDYSKKVKNAARNFSTATKMALTILKNDKTTKGSMNLKRLKAGWDENYLSQLLQENNF
- a CDS encoding HU family DNA-binding protein, producing MAYYNLKKKPALTTEEGETETMYADIVYNGTISAERLIHMVAKRTGFKEGVIDGILTELKDDVLQYLGEGYRVELGEFGFFSAKVKASRLVTNKNDLRSNSVTFNGVNFRASKSFREGLRGDLERKKSVDFRASLEWDKEILKKIVLQHIRQHGFITRSTYTQLTGRLKNTALADLKSFADEGVIKRVGHGNQMHFIIPPAE
- a CDS encoding glycoside hydrolase family 30 protein, with product MMNLKRILMLGGLTISLTGMYAQSFTWISSTEGNVWKEAEVKLQTKSNQAPVLKADANESIQTFKKWGTCFNELGWDALNMLSIDDQKVVLNNFFAPDGELKFSMGRIPMNANDYARNWYSCNEVPGDFKLNYFTIDRDKQTLIPYVKRALKVNPNMTFWISPWSPPSWMKVNHYYSVKSKAGVNQLPTQAEIALYERIENVDKKFYPKQVTENDYFIQDPRYLQSYADYFCKFVSAYQKEKIPVNRVMFQNEPWAYSIYPACAWTPEGIIRFNVEYLAPTLKKQLPEVQLYLGTLNTNRIELVDKILSDPRMKDAVEGIGFQWWGGQILPKIRKKYPNYKYMQTESECGSGTFDWKAAEHTFNLINHYLGSGCEEYTFWNAILCDEGTSGWGWKQNALVRVDSNTSSVIYTPEYYAVRHFSNRVVSGTKILQYKEKGEDKLPVMVFLTPDNKFLIVAGNFNDTPRQLTVQIRNKYLDVTVQGHSFNTFSMK
- a CDS encoding sulfatase family protein gives rise to the protein MSGYIEHSRRPSTYTNLDRLAKQSVIFNRACSTCPLSSPHRAMLMTGMFPETNGVPTNCYNGRPEGIHENLICFTDVLASADYETAYVGKTHWNRTEPLFDKEGNYVGTTEKPGGHCIFPYDTYIPEGRGRKSNKYWFQQLKDNHFNAAAYSNRPELVNGKKDGEAYRPHRFTSAVEADVVIGYLQNKSGQRDASKPFSLFWSLNPPHTPYSSIKDCEEEVFNQYYKDMKKEDLLLRPNVKYGEGTQIKDLNKLILESKVYFSLIKSVDDEIGRVLKAMDEEGLADNTILVFAADHGEMMGSHGRMAKGVIYDEAFAIPFFVRYPNKLKPQVNDLMLGATDIMPTMLGMMNLGDKLPETVKGKDYSQGIITGKFKKVKKPVSSFYYMQKEKGVRTERYSYLVTKEGNYLLFDNQKDPYQMNPLKLEEIPARQMRLLKKELGNWLKVSEDSWAEERKFPERIQY